In Constrictibacter sp. MBR-5, the following proteins share a genomic window:
- a CDS encoding FecR domain-containing protein, producing the protein MPVEPNDQDDGAARVGADAAADAAAAWLIALQEAPDDDDVQAHEALLERFRHWLAADPAHAAAWAEIGRFDALYARTVPRHPAAWRERSAEAPAPPRPTAVRLRRPWLVRPRPRRVTAGLVGAAVAAGLMLLMLPGLLLQLRADHVTGTAEIRTIRLPDGSTAHLAPRSAIALAFEETARDVDLLTGEALFEVVRDPARPFRVAAGAVSATAVGTAFAVARGRSTADATGVAVAEGRVRVEAPAARPPVAEELAAGDWIRIGSEQTRRGRRNPADAAPWIDRKLVARDRPLAEVVDRLRPFFAGYVLVADADLGRRPVTGVYDLSNPAEALRAIAAAHDAHVTAISPWLLVLRP; encoded by the coding sequence ATGCCGGTTGAGCCGAACGACCAGGACGACGGTGCCGCCCGTGTGGGGGCCGACGCGGCGGCCGATGCGGCGGCCGCATGGCTGATCGCCCTGCAGGAGGCGCCGGACGATGATGATGTCCAGGCGCACGAGGCGCTGCTGGAGCGGTTCCGCCACTGGCTGGCGGCGGATCCGGCACACGCCGCGGCCTGGGCCGAGATCGGCCGGTTCGACGCTCTCTATGCCCGCACGGTGCCGCGGCACCCCGCGGCATGGCGCGAGCGGAGCGCCGAGGCCCCAGCCCCGCCCCGCCCGACGGCGGTGCGCCTGCGCCGGCCGTGGCTGGTACGGCCCCGGCCGCGCCGGGTCACCGCCGGCCTCGTCGGCGCCGCCGTCGCCGCCGGCCTGATGCTGCTGATGCTGCCCGGCCTGCTGCTGCAGCTGCGCGCCGACCATGTCACCGGCACGGCGGAGATCCGCACCATCCGCCTTCCCGACGGCAGCACTGCCCACCTCGCACCGCGGAGCGCCATCGCCCTCGCCTTCGAGGAGACGGCGCGCGACGTCGACCTGCTCACCGGCGAGGCGCTGTTCGAGGTGGTGCGCGATCCGGCCCGCCCATTCCGCGTCGCCGCCGGCGCCGTGTCCGCGACCGCCGTCGGCACCGCCTTCGCCGTCGCGCGCGGCCGCTCGACGGCGGATGCCACGGGCGTCGCGGTGGCCGAGGGCCGCGTGCGTGTCGAGGCGCCGGCGGCACGCCCGCCCGTGGCCGAGGAACTGGCCGCCGGCGACTGGATCCGCATCGGGTCCGAACAGACGAGGCGCGGGCGCCGGAATCCCGCCGATGCAGCCCCCTGGATCGACCGCAAGCTGGTGGCCCGCGACCGCCCGCTCGCCGAAGTCGTCGACCGGCTGCGACCGTTCTTCGCCGGCTATGTCTTGGTGGCGGACGCCGATCTCGGCCGGCGCCCGGTCACCGGCGTCTATGACCTCTCCAATCCGGCCGAGGCCCTGCGCGCCATCGCCGCCGCCCACGACGCGCATGTCACCGCGATCTCCCCCTGGCTGCTCGTCCTGCGGCCCTGA
- a CDS encoding sigma-70 family RNA polymerase sigma factor — protein MRRDGERLALFAAHRHELVAFATGIVGDRFHAEDVVQEAWLHFDAAAAETRVEAPLGYLFRIVRNLAIDRLRRTRRERARFAPGDPAGPAGAVAADAPSPETEAIDRDALAALEAALAELPARTRMALEMHRFGGCRLKEIADRLGVSVTTAHTLVAEGIAHCRRRLKRP, from the coding sequence GTGCGCCGAGACGGCGAGAGACTAGCGCTGTTCGCGGCGCACCGGCACGAACTCGTGGCCTTCGCGACCGGGATCGTCGGCGACCGCTTCCACGCCGAGGACGTGGTGCAGGAGGCGTGGCTGCATTTCGACGCCGCGGCGGCGGAGACGCGGGTCGAGGCGCCGCTCGGCTATCTCTTCCGCATCGTGCGCAACCTCGCCATCGACCGCCTGCGCCGGACCCGGCGCGAACGTGCCCGCTTCGCGCCGGGCGATCCTGCGGGACCGGCCGGAGCGGTCGCCGCCGATGCCCCATCGCCCGAGACGGAAGCGATCGACCGCGACGCGCTGGCCGCCCTGGAGGCGGCCCTGGCCGAGCTGCCCGCGCGCACGCGCATGGCGCTGGAGATGCACCGCTTCGGCGGCTGCCGGCTGAAGGAGATCGCGGACCGGCTGGGCGTATCCGTCACGACCGCCCATACGCTGGTCGCCGAGGGCATCGCCCATTGCCGCAGGCGTCTGAAACGGCCATGA